cttttgggaaaaagatgtaatcttgatcataatttcttatctttgctttattatcttgctctctaatcatgtttaaccttgaatcatccatggttttggggttattcatgtctattagtgagtagactaatcttggattcatgtgctagggtgattaagggtgattagagaagatctagggtgtttagtgttagatttacttgtttccatgcttgttgagggttctcaatgctattttagtcttgatcatactaaaatagatatctaggcatttcctgcccacaaggtgtatgatgaaatgcctaaaccaactcttcaatgtttttagcttgctttacctaagagattagttgctaaaggagttaagattgctattggacttgttctccatgtttgctttagtaacattcaacctaagagattagatgcttgagttgctttaccaaaagaacattcatctagagatagagcttggttagcttagtgtctagacataaggaaagtgtttgattgatagttgccacccttagattggatctacatcacccaagatcaaatgcctagccctatgagtcctcttgcttcatattgagaaagaatgatcattactttattgcattaacttattagttcttagttcatacaatctttaaaaccggattgcacttagcttaagcatgaacttgcgttccctttgctttagaattaCCTAGGATtagttcgacaatcttttatactacaacatttgattaggagccttgaaaacttcTAACATCAATAATTTACCTATAAAAAGAGACAAATTTGAAATGAACGTTAAAATGAACAGcacctttttttttgacaagagcaccttttcttattttcataatttaactaaaatacatatactagtttgtgttaattttaaaaactaaaagcgGTGAAAGAAAAGACTATAAAAAAGGAGATAAAAAATTGATCGAAGATCTAAGCTACCGGCTTTCAATCCCTGTGATAAAGCTACAGTTATTAAGTTCTGAGTTGGTTTCCTTAAGGAGGGCTTTAGTTTCTTCTGCTTCAAAAGGTGGAGGTGATACTTTTAGAAGAGGAGCGATAGATTGAGATCAAAGACAATTTGGGAGATCTAAGATTTTGGTGTGAAATCTTGAAATTCCACTAAATTCAATCTCTTTTTCAAGTGTTACTGATGTCGGCGGCGATGGATAAGACCTTGATGGCCATGTcccttgaagaagatgatgatgttcCTTTTGTTATGTCTGATCTTCCAGAATTTAGCTCGTCggagagaaacaaaagaagCTTAATTGGAAGATTGTTGAATCCTGATGTTCAGGAAATGGCTGATTTCATCTTTCAGATGCCACGGAAATGGCAGAAACAGGGTCGTGTCCGAGGTATAGCTCTTTCGCATGAAAGATTTCAGTTCATTTTTGATAATGAACATGATCTTTTGGAGGTTCTAGAAAAAGGGGTTCATACTTATAAAGAATGGGCGATTGTTGTTGAGAAATGGGAGGAAGTTCCACCGCCTGATTCTCTTCAGTATCTTCCTATTTGGGTTCAGATTCGAAACATTCCAATCAACTATCAAACCGAGAAGGCGATAGAAGCGCTTGGAAATATTGTGGGCAAGGTAATTGTGGGGGCCTTTGATCCTACGAAGGCAAGAAGCAACGTTTATGAAAGGGTTAAGGTGAGGTTTGATGTGTCAAGGCCTCTGAGGAAAGAAAAAGTCATTGATCTTCCAAACGGTGAAAAAACAAAAGTCTTCTTCAACTATGAGAGGATTCAGAAACGTTGTTATACTTGTCAAAGGCTAACCCATGATCAAGATGTGTATCCAATTAATATCCGGAGGAGACAGTTGGAAGCTGAAACAAGAAGATCTGGAGGATGTGTGGTAAAGAAAATAGCGATACCTGTAATCTCGGAATCTGATCCTCTTTATGGTGtcttaaaagaaaatcaagTTGGAATCAATCCGAATACATGAAGACCAAGAATTGCTCCAGAAGTTTTAGATGGAATGAGACAATACCTATTAATGGCAACTGGCGAAGAAAGATTTATTAGAGAAGAAAGAGTGAAGTCATCTGTAAAGGAAGCAGAGAAAGATCTGGTTCTGAAAGAATCTGCTTTGGAACCAGTTCCGATGGTGACAAAGGATTTGCAGGAAGGTAAAGGTATTGTTTTCAGCTATCCAGCAGAAGAAATTGTTAACAACACGAAAGGTCAGGGGCAGCAAGGTGAAAAAATAATGGATTCAGCTATAAGAGCAAATCCTGCTATGAGATGGAGAACAGAGCAGCAGAGTAGAGGAGAGGTTTTTTCTGGTAATTTGCAgacttctgaatcttcatcttCTGGAAGTGGTTCTACGGGTTCTAGATTGAAGTCTTTTGACCTCAATCTTTCCGGGACTTCCTCACAGAAGTTTAATATCCGTAAGAAACCGGGGAAAAACAAGAGGAATCAGAAGGTTAATGCTGCGAAGGAAGATAATATCCAGATTTCACTAAAAGAAGGTGTGCTTATAGGAAGTGTTGAGAAAAGGAAAGCGACTGATCAGATGGGTGGAGTTTCCAAAGCTATCAAGCAAATAACTCACGAGGCGATCCCGAAGGAGGGACTGTCCAAGGATCAATGAGCATACTAGCTTGGAATTGTCGAGGACTGGGTCATTCCCAGGACTTGACAATTAAGAGACTCATGGAAATACGTCAAAAATATTTCCCCGAGGTTCTTTTTTTGATGGAAACAATGCATGATAGGAATGATCTTGTAGATATCCAAGTATGGCTAGGTTATAACCGTGTTTATACTGTTAATCCGGTTGGGAGAAGTGGTGGTTTGGCACTCTTTTGGAAGAGGTTAGTTGATGTTGAAGTTTTTTCTGCTGACAAAAAACTTGTTGATATCGGTGTACAGTTGGGGGAGAAGAAATTTTCAGTTTCATGTATATATGGGGAGCCGAATGAAAGTAAAAGAATATGGTTTTGGGAGAAGATGTCCAAAATTGGTTTGAACAGAAGGGGTCCATGGTGTATGGTAGGGGACTTTAATGCTATCAGTGGAAACCATGAGAAATGTGGAGGACCTTCAAGAAGTGATTCAACTTTTGAATGCTTTAATGATATGTTAAAAACGTGCAAAATGAAAGAGCCAGTGAGTAAGAGAGATCTATTCACCTGGGGAGGTCGTAGAGGAGATCATTGGGTTAGATGTAAGTTGGATCGATGTTTTGGAAACAAAGAATGGTTTGATATGTTCCCGAGAGTTAATCAAGAATTCTTAGAAAAAAGGGGGTCAGATCATAGACCTGTGATGGTCAAACTCGAAAAGAACCATGGAGGGAGGAAAGGAAGATTCAGATTCGACAAAAACTTTCTTGATCTACcgcagttgaaggacaaggttATCGAGTCATGGAATGATCAAGAAGGTTTTCTGAATTTGCGGGTATCAGATAGAATTAAAAGATGCAGAAACGAAATCTGTAAATGGAAGAAAAGTTTTGAGCtgaatgcaaaagaaaaaattcTGCGGATTCAAAAAAGGTTGGAGGCTGAAGAGTCTGGTATTTGGCCATCTCGGGATAGAATCTCAGGTCTAAAGCTAGAATTAATAAAGGCTCATAGAGAGGAGGAATCGTTTTGGAAGCAACGAAGCAAGGATAGGTGGTTAAAATGTGGAGACAGAAATACTAAAGCTTTTCATGCTTCAGttcaaatggaaagaagtagAAATGGTGTGGAAGTTCTAGAAGATAAGGATGGTTGCCTTTTCAGAGATGAGATAACAAAAGGAGAAATTGCTTCATCTTACTTTCAAGAACTGTTCTCATCAACTAATCCGACGGATTTCAGAGATTTTTTTGAAGGTTTTGCTCCAAGAGTCACTGATCAGATGAATAGGGAGCTTTTGTCTGATGTTTCTGAGGAGGAAATCAGAGATGCAGTGTTCTCTATTAAATCTTCTAGTGCCCCGGGGCCTGACGGTATGAGTGCTTTATTCTTTCAAAGATTTTGGAAAGAAATTGGAGAACAGGTGATTAAAGAAGTTCAAGAGTTCTTCAATCAAGGAAGCTTTGATAAGGAGCGGAACTTTACTCATTTGTGTCTTATCCCCAAAATAGTAAAGCCCTCAAAGATGACGGATTTGAGACCCATAAGCTTATGCTCCGTGTTTTACAAAGTCATTGCAAAGATCATGGTCAGAAGGATGCATCCGATATTGCCTTTGATTGTCTCTCCCAACCAATCTGCTTTTGTATCTGGAAGGAATATCTCGGATAATATATTGGTGGCGTATGAAGTGGTACATGGTTTAAGAACTTTTAAACCTGTAGCCTCTTAGTTCATGGCTATTAAATCAGACATGTCAAAAGCTTATGATAGAGTTGAGTGGGAGTATCTCAGAGCTTTGCTTACAGCGTTGGGATTTCATCAAAAGTGGGTAGAGCTAACCTTGTTTTGTGTATCCTCAGTGTCTTTCTCGGTCTTAATAAATGATCATCCTCATGGATTGATCATTCCCCAACGAGTATTGCGTCAAGGTGACCCGTTGTCCCCGGCCTTGTTTGTTTTATGTGCGGAAGGTTTATCCCATCTTCTGAGGAGAGCAGAAGAGGTTGGAAGTATAAGTGGGCTAAAATTATCTGATCAAGGTCCGTCAGTGAGTCACCTATTTTTTGCAGATGATAGTTTATTCATGTGTAAGGCTGACATTGATCAAGCATCTGCTCTACAAGACGTTCTGAATACGTACGGTGAAGCCACGAGTCAAGTTATAAACTTGCAGAAATCTTCAATTACTTTTGGATCAGAGATTAAAGAAGAAGTGAGAAATGGCATTAGATAAATCATGGGAATCTTTAATGAAGGAGGAGCAGGGACGTACTTGGGATTGCCCGAATGTTTCAGTGGATCCAAAGTAGAACTTTTTAGCTTCATCAAGAAGAAGTTAAAGAAGAGACTCTCGGGTTGGTTTGCAAGAGCCTTATCTGCAGGAGGAAAAGAAGTACTTCTCAAAGCCGTGGCGTTGGTATTCCCTGTTTATGCGATGATTTGCTTTAAGTTGGCAAAAACAACTATAGCTAATTTATCAGGTGCTATGTCAAGCTTCTGGTGAAATTCTGTGGAGCACAAAAACAAAATCCATTGGATTAAATGGGAAACTCTTTGTTTACCAAAAAATCTCGGTGGATTGGGTTTTAAAGATTTGGAAAGCTTCAATCAAGCGTTGTTAGCAAAACAGGCTTGGAAAGTTTTGCATAATTCAAGTTCCCTTATTGCCCGTCTGTTGAAAAGTAGATACTTTGAGAATCAAGAATTCCTCGAAGCTCCACTCGGAACTAGACCTTCATTTGGGTGGAGAAGCCTTTTACATGGaagaaatctacttaaaaaaggTTTGAGGAAAGAAATCGGGAACAGAAGATCTCTCAAAGTTTGGATAGACCCATGGTGTGATTTTGGATGAAGAACCCAATAGTGAATCTTGAGTTAAAGGTTAGTGACCTCTTAAATCAAGAAACGGGAGAATGGAATAGAGAAGTGTTGAATGGAAACTTCTTTCCGGTTGATGTGGAGAAAATTGTTAAACTGAAAGTTGCTGTGGGTTGCGAAGATTTTTGGTGTTGGAAGCATAATAGAAGTGGCGATTACTCAGTTAGATCAGGTAATTGGTTGGCCACTAGGTCTGTGCTGAGTAAAGAATTTCAAGAGGCTGGAATGCAACCATCTTTAAACAGTTTGAAAGAAGAAATCTGGAATGCTCTTACGGCTCCTAAAATCGAAGTTTTCATGTGGAGAACATTATCAAGTGCTATTCCTGTGGCGAGTAACCTGGTAACGAGAGGTATGAAAGTTGATATGCTCTGTCAACATTGTGGTATGCAGGATGAAACAGCGAATCATGTCCTGTTTACGTGTGAAGTGGCTAGACAAGTGTGGGCATTATCCAACTTTCCTTCGCCTCAAGATGGTTTTCACAAGGACTCTATGTTTGTAAACTTCAGCTACCTCGTGAAGATGCAGTTCTCGTGAAAGTCATAGAGAGACCAAAAGCGTGGCCTTCCTTCACATTTATCTATCAAAAGATGGAAATTTTTTTGGACAAGTTTACATGCTGGAAAAGCAAGATAGAATCAAGAAGTGCTAACAGATGTGCTTTTCTCGTTGCTGAGAGTGCTGTGATGGATCGATGTGTTGCAGGCTGGGAAGCTGGGTCGATGAGATGGATGGGCGATGGGTCGATCTTATCGGTAAGGATGAAGACCGGATggaaagatggtgaagatggccGACTTTCTGTTCCTTTTAATCCAATCTAACctggaaacaatgaagaacaatgagtttatgaataattaaaataagaataGAAACTGAAAAGATAAAGGGATGGAATGGTTTATGGATAGATGTTTGATGATGGAGGATGGGTAGATGATGTGGATAGAtgatgattgactctctcaatctgtgggTGCTGATTGACTCTCTTAATCTGCGTCTCAAGGCTCCTGTATCACACAAAGAACCTATGAACCACGAGATCAATAGCTTTCTAATGTATCTCACACTTAGAAACTAAAGAACAGATTTTTATGCAAAGAAATTCTTTGATAAAAGATAAACTGAATATTATTTCTTAAGAATTGAAAGGTGACTTACAATGAAGACTAGACAGAGCTTATATAGGCTCGTCCCTTAACTTAGCtagaaaactaaaacaaagaaagaagcaAACAAATATGGAAAACCGataaaactagccgttggaagATATCTTGGATCCAAAAGCTTTCTTCAAGAGATTTGATTCTGGTTttgtatctggacggtttgagggTGTAGGTAAGCTTCTTGGGAACATCTTGAATGCTGAAgacttggccgaaatctttgtAGTCTTGGCTTGAAAAGAGCTGTTGGGAATTGATGGGAAATAATTCCAAAAATAGCTCCAAAGATGGCAAGTCTGGTCTTGCTTGAATCTGTGTGTTCTGGTGAGTGCTGGTGCATCTTAAGACTCTTAGACAAGTAAGGAATGCTTCCAAAATGCTGTAGCTTTGATGGCTTGGTTCTTGGGTTTCATAAGGTCAGAAGACTTACCTTGGTTTGATGTGTTCTCCTCTTTGGGTTCTAGAGTCTCTTTGAGCCTTTGACACATCTCTTGTAACTTTTGCAGTTCAGGTAAGGGTGTAGTGATTGGCTGTGGCTGGACCTTGTTTAATTGAGCCGACCTCTTAAACCCTGCTTGGTGTGTAAGTACACTAGATGATATCGCCTTGGGTTCATGGTCGTGAGCCTTCTTTGGTTTAGGAACAGTAAGAGGTTTTGGTGTAGACATTACTTTCCTCCTTGTTGCTTGACAATGGAACTTTGATGTGGCATCTACTTTGTCTTGATACTTCTCTGCAAACTCTTTATACATCCTGACTTTAAGGTCTCTCCAATCTACCACGGGCTGGTTGTAGATGCTTGGACTGCTCTCCTTTAGCCACCATTTGTAAGCATTCCCCGTGAAGGCTTGGACAGCTTGTGATAGCTTCTTTTCTTTGGGAATGTTGTTGGACCGCAGCCACTTCTCCCTGTTAATTTCCCAACTCAAATACACCTCAGGGTTCTTGCTGGAACCTGAAAACACTAGAGTGTTGGATGTATAAGCAGAATCTTTGCTTACTCCCTTCTTTTGGCCGGTTGGTGTTTGTTGAGCTCTCTTTGTGCTGGTGGGTTTAGGTTGAGCTGATACACTATATGGGGCACGTCCATAGCCTACTGCCTTCTCTGCTCTCTTTGTAAGGTTGTAATCCTCATACAACTCGTCCTCCTTTTCCCCACCATAATCTGTCCATGGACTGCTTGGTCTTGACCAAGAGTATTTGATTGGTGTGTCTTCTTCATTCCATCTACTAATGGACCTGGAGAAAATTTTCTCAAGAGACTCTGGTTCATCTCCAACCTCCTCATGATGGCGTGCATAACTGATTTCAGAATCAGTTTCATAACAAGACTGGTGTTCTTGgtcttctccatctt
The window above is part of the Brassica napus cultivar Da-Ae chromosome C8, Da-Ae, whole genome shotgun sequence genome. Proteins encoded here:
- the LOC106420853 gene encoding uncharacterized protein At4g02000-like, which gives rise to MSAAMDKTLMAMSLEEDDDVPFVMSDLPEFSSSERNKRSLIGRLLNPDVQEMADFIFQMPRKWQKQGRVRGIALSHERFQFIFDNEHDLLEVLEKGVHTYKEWAIVVEKWEEVPPPDSLQYLPIWVQIRNIPINYQTEKAIEALGNIVGKVIVGAFDPTKARSNVYERVKVRFDVSRPLRKEKVIDLPNGEKTKVFFNYERIQKRCYTCQRLTHDQDVYPINIRRRQLEAETRRSGGCVVKKIAIPVISESDPLYGVLKENQVGINPNT
- the LOC125591828 gene encoding uncharacterized protein LOC125591828, whose translation is MATGEERFIREERVKSSVKEAEKDLVLKESALEPVPMVTKDLQEGKGIVFSYPAEEIVNNTKGQGQQGEKIMDSAIRANPAMRWRTEQQSRGEVFSGNLQTSESSSSGSGSTGSRLKSFDLNLSGTSSQKFNIRKKPGKNKRNQKVNAAKEDNIQISLKEGVLIGSVEKRKATDQMGGVSKAIKQITHEAIPKEGLSKDQ